The following are encoded in a window of Thermogemmatispora onikobensis genomic DNA:
- the pepF gene encoding oligoendopeptidase F, with the protein MLQTWKKRSDIPKEYTWNLESVFATDEAWEREYQELQRLLPDLEALKGTLAQSGEALLSVLRQRDEFFERLETLLVYASMRKDEDTSNSHYQGMYDRALQLYVRASTAISFIEPEILAVPQERLERYLNETPGLALYKHQLHDLNRQRPHIRSAEVEAVLAAAGEMAETPDAIFTMIDNADLHLPTIRNEQGEEVELTKGNYLVYIRSTDRRVRQEAFEALHGTFLKQRNTIAATLAGHIKTDMFYTRQRGYRSGRERALARYNIPESVYDMLIETVNEELPLLHRYLRLRKRMLQLDELHMYDLYVPIVKETLQEISYEQARDTVIAALAPLGEEYISGLKQAFSERWIDVFETPGKRGGAYSGGAYRTRPFILLNFQGNRDSMYTLAHELGHSLHSYYTRRHQPFVYGDYTIFVAEVASTLNETLLTEYLLKTTESREERLAILNHSLEDFRGTLYRQTMFAEFEYQIHQLAEQGEPLTADTLSRLYHRLNEKYYGAEVVIDDLIDIEWARIPHFYYNFYVYQYATGISAACALAQQILEQGAPAVARYLQFLRSGSSDYSIELLRRAGVDMTTPEPVRQALRLFESHLRQMEELIG; encoded by the coding sequence ATGCTGCAAACCTGGAAGAAACGTAGCGATATTCCTAAAGAGTATACGTGGAATTTGGAGAGTGTCTTCGCAACTGATGAGGCCTGGGAGCGCGAGTATCAGGAGCTACAGCGACTGCTGCCGGATCTGGAAGCCCTCAAGGGGACACTGGCCCAGAGCGGCGAGGCTCTCCTGAGCGTCCTGCGCCAGCGCGATGAGTTCTTCGAACGACTGGAGACGCTGCTGGTCTACGCCTCGATGCGTAAGGATGAGGATACCAGTAATAGCCACTACCAGGGGATGTACGACCGCGCCCTTCAGCTCTACGTGCGCGCTTCCACGGCGATCTCCTTTATTGAGCCGGAGATTCTGGCTGTGCCACAGGAGAGGCTTGAGCGCTATCTGAACGAAACTCCCGGTCTGGCACTCTATAAGCATCAGCTGCATGACCTCAATCGTCAGCGCCCACATATTCGCTCCGCCGAGGTGGAGGCGGTGCTGGCCGCCGCCGGAGAGATGGCTGAGACGCCAGATGCCATCTTCACCATGATCGATAATGCCGATCTGCACCTGCCGACTATCCGCAACGAGCAGGGCGAGGAGGTGGAGCTGACCAAGGGGAACTACCTGGTCTATATCCGCAGTACGGATCGGCGCGTGCGTCAGGAGGCTTTCGAGGCACTACACGGGACTTTCCTCAAGCAGCGCAATACGATCGCCGCCACCCTGGCCGGACATATCAAGACGGATATGTTCTACACCCGACAGCGCGGCTATCGCTCGGGCCGCGAGCGCGCCCTGGCTCGCTACAACATCCCCGAGAGCGTCTACGATATGCTCATCGAGACGGTCAACGAGGAGCTGCCGCTGCTGCATCGCTACCTGCGCCTGCGTAAGCGCATGCTCCAGCTCGATGAGCTGCATATGTACGATCTCTATGTCCCGATCGTTAAGGAGACGCTGCAGGAGATCTCTTACGAGCAGGCCCGCGATACAGTCATTGCCGCCCTCGCACCTCTGGGGGAAGAATACATCAGTGGGCTCAAGCAGGCGTTCAGCGAGCGCTGGATCGACGTCTTCGAGACGCCCGGCAAGCGCGGCGGCGCCTACAGTGGCGGCGCCTATCGGACGCGCCCCTTCATCTTGCTCAATTTCCAGGGTAACCGCGATAGCATGTATACCCTGGCCCACGAGCTAGGGCACTCGCTGCACTCGTATTACACACGCCGCCATCAGCCTTTTGTCTACGGAGACTACACGATCTTCGTGGCCGAGGTGGCCTCGACTTTGAATGAGACGCTGCTCACCGAGTACTTGCTCAAGACGACGGAGAGCCGCGAGGAGCGCCTGGCCATTCTCAATCACTCACTGGAGGATTTCCGCGGGACGCTCTACCGCCAGACGATGTTTGCCGAGTTCGAGTATCAGATTCATCAGTTGGCTGAGCAGGGCGAGCCGCTGACGGCGGATACGCTGAGTCGACTCTACCACCGCCTCAATGAGAAGTACTATGGGGCCGAGGTGGTTATCGATGACTTGATCGATATCGAGTGGGCCCGTATCCCCCACTTTTATTACAATTTCTACGTCTATCAGTATGCGACCGGCATCTCGGCAGCCTGCGCGCTGGCCCAGCAGATTCTGGAGCAGGGGGCGCCAGCGGTCGCGCGCTACTTGCAGTTCCTGCGCTCCGGCTCCTCGGACTATAGCATTGAGCTGCTGCGACGGGCCGGGGTCGATATGACGACGCCGGAGCCGGTGCGCCAGGCCCTGCGTCTCTTCGAGTCACATCTCAGGCAGATGGAGGAGCTGATCGGCTAG
- a CDS encoding endonuclease III domain-containing protein, which produces MKPKQRRSQQEALYRQALFDETSQPPGSEERRAAEQSQDQAAQRQRIQEITQRLVEHYGEPEWSSKDPLSQLVDVLLSHRTRDEQTAAAYASLRQQFGSWEAVRDAPTAAVENAIAVVNWPEVKAPRLQAILRQITAERGVLTLDFLCSLPVQEGLAWLSRFEGVGPKTAACVLLFSCRLPVLPVDTHVHRISIRLGLIPPRLTPEQAQPVLQALLPPEARPIYNFHKGLVWHGQRRCFFQRPRCDQCFLRDLCLYYAAARHKQRREAQQTGQTEKEA; this is translated from the coding sequence GTGAAGCCGAAACAACGTCGAAGCCAGCAGGAGGCGCTCTACCGCCAGGCGCTCTTCGACGAAACGTCTCAGCCCCCAGGTTCAGAGGAGCGGAGGGCCGCGGAGCAGAGTCAGGACCAGGCTGCCCAGCGCCAGCGGATTCAGGAGATCACGCAGCGGCTGGTTGAGCACTATGGCGAGCCGGAGTGGTCCAGCAAAGACCCCCTCAGCCAGCTCGTCGATGTCTTGCTTTCGCATCGCACGCGCGACGAGCAGACAGCCGCCGCCTATGCGAGCCTGCGCCAGCAATTCGGAAGCTGGGAAGCGGTACGTGACGCCCCCACGGCAGCCGTAGAGAACGCCATTGCCGTCGTCAACTGGCCAGAGGTCAAGGCGCCACGCCTGCAGGCCATCCTGCGTCAGATCACTGCTGAGCGCGGCGTTCTCACCCTTGACTTCCTCTGCAGTCTCCCTGTCCAGGAAGGTCTCGCCTGGCTCAGTCGCTTCGAGGGCGTCGGTCCCAAGACTGCCGCCTGCGTCCTCCTCTTTAGCTGCCGCCTGCCAGTGCTCCCCGTCGACACCCACGTCCATCGCATCTCTATCCGCCTGGGCCTCATCCCGCCTCGGCTCACCCCCGAGCAAGCCCAGCCCGTACTGCAGGCCCTGCTGCCGCCCGAGGCTCGCCCCATCTACAACTTCCACAAAGGTCTCGTCTGGCACGGCCAGCGCCGCTGCTTCTTCCAACGACCGCGCTGTGACCAGTGCTTTCTCCGCGATCTCTGCCTCTATTATGCTGCTGCACGCCACAAGCAGCGTCGGGAGGCACAACAGACAGGTCAAACGGAAAAAGAGGCCTGA
- a CDS encoding alpha/beta hydrolase → MPTSVLLPGISQRRCSTERLEIAYLEAGSEGPALVLIHGNCSSSLFFQDLMLALAALGYHVYAPDMRGYGDSQVLPIDATRGVRDLSDDLASFAEALGLSGFHLLGWSLGGNVAMQYAIDYPGRLRGLILEATGSPFGFGGTRDAEGRPVWPDFAGSGGGTANAEFVQRLAAGDRSAEQGSPRAVMNNFYFKPPFHVAPEREEIYVSAILSTRTGPGNYPGDSLPSPNWPYVAPGRQGVNNALSPAYLNQAALVDLNPKPPILWIHGIDDQIVSDTSFFDLGYLGQLGIVPGWPGAEQYPPQPMKTQIRRLLERYRQQGGSYHELQLTNCGHSPHIEQPQQVLEAMRDFIAAHV, encoded by the coding sequence ATGCCCACCTCAGTCCTTTTACCTGGCATCAGCCAGAGGCGTTGCAGCACAGAGCGTCTAGAGATTGCCTATCTCGAAGCCGGGAGCGAAGGGCCGGCGCTCGTCCTTATCCACGGCAACTGCTCCTCATCGCTTTTCTTCCAGGACCTCATGCTGGCCCTGGCAGCGCTTGGCTACCATGTTTACGCGCCCGACATGCGGGGCTACGGTGACAGCCAGGTCTTACCGATTGATGCCACCCGTGGCGTCCGTGACCTCTCAGACGACCTGGCCAGTTTCGCGGAAGCCCTGGGGTTGAGCGGCTTCCACCTGCTCGGTTGGTCGCTCGGAGGCAATGTTGCCATGCAGTATGCCATCGACTATCCTGGCCGGCTCCGCGGCCTCATTCTAGAGGCGACCGGCTCGCCCTTTGGCTTTGGAGGAACGCGCGACGCCGAAGGGCGCCCGGTCTGGCCGGACTTCGCTGGCAGCGGAGGCGGGACCGCCAATGCTGAATTCGTGCAGCGTCTTGCCGCTGGCGATCGCAGTGCTGAGCAAGGCTCACCGCGGGCTGTTATGAACAACTTCTACTTCAAGCCGCCGTTTCATGTAGCGCCCGAGCGCGAAGAGATCTACGTCAGCGCCATCCTCTCGACGCGCACCGGGCCTGGCAACTATCCGGGCGACTCCCTGCCGTCGCCGAACTGGCCCTATGTTGCCCCGGGGCGTCAGGGAGTCAACAATGCCCTCTCTCCCGCCTATCTCAATCAAGCGGCCCTGGTCGACCTCAATCCCAAGCCGCCCATTCTCTGGATTCACGGTATCGACGACCAGATCGTCTCTGACACCTCCTTCTTCGACCTTGGCTATCTCGGGCAGCTTGGCATCGTACCGGGTTGGCCAGGGGCCGAGCAGTATCCGCCCCAGCCCATGAAGACCCAGATTCGGAGACTCCTGGAGCGTTATCGCCAGCAGGGAGGGAGCTATCACGAACTCCAGCTAACCAACTGTGGGCACTCCCCGCATATCGAGCAGCCCCAGCAGGTCCTGGAGGCCATGCGCGACTTCATTGCCGCTCACGTCTAA
- the trxB gene encoding thioredoxin-disulfide reductase, with the protein MAKLYDAIIIGSGPAGYTAAIYAARANLSVLVFQGYQVGGQLMLTSEVENYPGFEEGILGPALMEKLEQQARRFGAEMLPEDVTAVDFSRRPFVITSDSGSYLARGVIIATGASAKWLGLPSEQHLQGRGVSACATCDGFFFKDKEVAVIGGGDTAMEEALFLTRYASHVTVIHRRDTLRASKIMQERAFKNPKISFIWNSEVVEVLGEDSVTGLRLRNVKTGEEQTLVVKGLFLAIGHQPNTDLFRGLLQMDELGYIIPVEHTMTNIPGVFAAGDVTDRRYRQAVTAAGDGCRAAIDLERWLEGQAHEEASRQEALTSGE; encoded by the coding sequence ATGGCGAAGCTCTATGACGCAATCATCATCGGCTCAGGGCCGGCAGGCTATACTGCGGCCATTTATGCTGCACGCGCCAACCTCTCGGTCCTGGTCTTTCAGGGTTACCAGGTCGGCGGACAGTTGATGCTGACCAGCGAGGTCGAGAACTACCCCGGTTTTGAAGAAGGCATCCTGGGGCCGGCCCTGATGGAGAAGCTGGAGCAGCAGGCGCGGCGCTTCGGGGCTGAGATGCTTCCCGAAGACGTCACTGCCGTTGACTTTAGCCGCCGCCCCTTTGTGATTACCAGCGATTCGGGCAGTTACCTGGCCCGAGGGGTGATCATTGCCACCGGCGCCAGCGCCAAATGGTTGGGACTGCCGAGCGAGCAGCATCTGCAGGGACGCGGGGTCAGTGCCTGTGCAACCTGTGATGGCTTCTTCTTTAAAGACAAAGAGGTGGCCGTGATCGGCGGGGGCGACACCGCGATGGAGGAGGCCCTTTTCCTCACGCGCTACGCCAGCCATGTGACCGTCATCCACCGTCGCGATACCCTGCGCGCCAGCAAGATCATGCAGGAGCGCGCCTTTAAAAATCCCAAGATCAGCTTTATCTGGAATAGCGAAGTGGTCGAGGTTCTGGGCGAGGACTCGGTGACCGGCCTGCGCCTGCGCAACGTCAAGACGGGCGAGGAGCAGACGCTAGTTGTCAAGGGGCTGTTTCTGGCCATCGGTCATCAGCCGAATACCGACCTCTTCCGGGGCCTGCTGCAGATGGATGAGCTGGGTTACATCATCCCTGTCGAGCACACCATGACCAATATTCCGGGTGTCTTTGCCGCTGGCGATGTAACGGATCGCCGCTATCGCCAGGCGGTCACCGCTGCCGGTGACGGCTGTCGGGCAGCCATCGATCTGGAGCGCTGGCTAGAGGGCCAGGCCCACGAGGAAGCAAGCCGTCAGGAAGCGCTGACCTCGGGTGAGTAG